One stretch of Bremerella cremea DNA includes these proteins:
- the dcd gene encoding dCTP deaminase, producing the protein MILSGNEIRKHLGSKIFIEPYDENRLNPNSYNLTLNDELMTYEELILDMRHPHRVRRITIPEEGYVLNPNQLYLARTNELTETHGFVPMIEGRSSIGRLGLFVHVTAGFGDVGFKGFWTLEMFAVQPIRIYPNVPICQIFYHEITGDITEYVSDKYQNNQGIQPSLLFQELNPGAKPPDESQLAFPFDNS; encoded by the coding sequence ATGATTCTTTCCGGTAACGAAATTCGGAAACATCTCGGCTCCAAGATCTTCATCGAGCCGTATGACGAGAACCGGTTGAATCCTAATAGTTACAACTTGACCCTAAACGACGAGTTGATGACCTACGAGGAGCTAATCCTTGATATGCGTCATCCTCATCGGGTCCGGCGGATTACTATTCCTGAGGAAGGTTACGTGCTGAATCCCAATCAGCTGTATCTAGCTCGGACCAACGAATTGACCGAAACGCACGGTTTCGTCCCGATGATCGAAGGACGTTCTTCGATTGGACGGCTAGGGCTGTTCGTTCACGTGACTGCTGGGTTCGGCGATGTGGGCTTCAAAGGTTTTTGGACCTTAGAGATGTTCGCGGTGCAGCCGATTCGCATCTATCCGAACGTCCCAATCTGCCAGATTTTCTACCACGAAATTACCGGCGATATTACCGAATACGTCAGCGATAAGTATCAGAACAATCAAGGAATTCAGCCAAGTTTGCTGTTCCAAGAGCTGAACCCCGGGGCCAAGCCGCCGGACGAATCGCAATTGGCGTTTCCCTTCGACAACTCCTAA
- a CDS encoding FHA domain-containing protein: MGAKKVWIVGARETCDIVVDQPTVSGEHCRLEFDEGRVFIEDLQSTNGTFVNGERIFKRKQIHPDALVTLGKSVTMPMPSQLTAPAPAPKRSPTPTPAPPVDAPFEDEPGFPLHLLIGSGVAAAVLLLLVVIAIIFWGGGADTQTPNANDPATSASSDNENHNTAAAPKAKSSPSPSPSEAVKNQAVVDHPEDAIHVIAVANADQSQVFRIGTGVAVGPHTIVTSSTVHMVQELLSKKYPQVILLGKPALTIEEFTPHPTYVASFQEAEEAKGKFDQIYSQVETTDLSELPDELAQALEEAYRHYMVIAEKPSHYDVAVIRVTESIPFWLPIANSAALMPRERLTLLGHGYDRLAPYYAADSPLPISDAIIRVQNSSGVAGDTKNARLVVAKFDAPDQTKLHLDTNWNGSPLLNSQGELVGIYSRATPEIKLGAPPTGETFDATVLVDVLPFVRQFTNN; encoded by the coding sequence ATGGGAGCGAAGAAGGTCTGGATTGTCGGCGCTCGCGAAACGTGCGACATCGTGGTCGACCAGCCCACGGTATCCGGCGAGCATTGCCGCCTGGAATTTGATGAAGGACGCGTTTTCATCGAAGACCTTCAGTCGACCAACGGCACGTTTGTAAACGGCGAGCGGATTTTCAAACGCAAGCAAATTCATCCCGACGCGTTAGTCACGTTGGGCAAAAGCGTCACGATGCCCATGCCATCGCAGTTGACCGCACCGGCCCCTGCTCCTAAGCGTTCTCCTACTCCTACGCCGGCCCCTCCGGTCGATGCCCCTTTCGAGGACGAACCTGGCTTTCCGCTGCACTTACTCATTGGCAGTGGCGTGGCGGCGGCCGTTCTTCTGCTGCTGGTCGTCATCGCGATTATCTTCTGGGGCGGTGGTGCCGATACCCAAACGCCTAATGCGAACGATCCCGCAACCTCTGCATCCAGTGATAACGAGAATCACAACACGGCGGCTGCTCCAAAAGCCAAATCAAGCCCATCCCCTTCTCCCAGCGAGGCCGTAAAAAATCAAGCGGTTGTCGATCACCCAGAAGACGCCATCCATGTGATCGCCGTAGCCAACGCCGATCAGTCGCAGGTCTTTCGCATTGGCACTGGGGTCGCCGTCGGTCCTCATACCATTGTGACCTCAAGCACCGTGCACATGGTGCAAGAGCTACTGAGCAAGAAATATCCGCAGGTTATTTTGCTGGGCAAGCCTGCACTTACGATCGAAGAGTTCACCCCTCATCCCACCTACGTCGCCTCGTTTCAAGAGGCGGAAGAGGCCAAGGGGAAGTTCGATCAGATCTATTCCCAGGTCGAAACAACCGACTTATCAGAACTTCCCGACGAGCTCGCGCAGGCTCTAGAAGAAGCTTATCGTCATTACATGGTCATCGCCGAAAAGCCGAGCCACTATGATGTCGCCGTCATTCGAGTGACCGAGTCGATTCCGTTCTGGCTTCCGATAGCAAACAGCGCGGCCCTAATGCCTCGCGAACGACTGACGTTATTAGGGCATGGGTACGATCGCCTGGCGCCGTATTATGCTGCTGATTCCCCTCTCCCTATCAGCGATGCAATCATACGCGTGCAAAACAGCAGTGGGGTGGCTGGCGATACCAAGAACGCTCGGTTGGTGGTAGCCAAATTTGACGCGCCCGACCAAACCAAACTTCACTTAGATACCAACTGGAACGGCTCTCCCCTGCTGAATTCTCAAGGCGAACTTGTCGGGATCTATTCTCGTGCAACTCCGGAAATCAAGTTAGGCGCGCCTCCTACTGGCGAAACGTTCGATGCGACGGTTCTGGTCGATGTCTTGCCGTTTGTTCGTCAATTCACCAACAACTAA
- a CDS encoding hydantoinase B/oxoprolinase family protein, translating to MQPEFWIDVGGTFTDCLLHQPGQPTARHKVLSSGKVQGQVGAGSQPALIVDLTRQSDARDVWRGYEFQLLDRQGNIVQKANVRSFDPATCQLSLDTPLTVTPLPGTVYLLDGGEEAPLLAMRYLLGISRDEPLPAVDVRLGTTRGTNALLTRTGERVGLLITSGFADVLEIGSQSRPKLFDLNIRKPTSLVTKVAEVRERLDATGEILHPLDEADLRQQLRNLQNDGIRSLAICFLHSYRQPQHEQRAARIAQEFGFTNISVSHAVAPLIKIVSRGDTTVVDAYLNPILQDYVQRIQSALGKGSQLRLLTSAGGLVAAESFSGKDSILSGPAGGVVGFASAAQAIGMRKAIGFDMGGTSTDVSRFDGTYERQFETEKAGVRIVAPMMAIETVAAGGGSICAFDGVKLVVGPGSAGAAPGPACYGRGGPLTVTDINFALGKLKAARLPFPLDAEAVENRLKQIADQVEAATGIRRSPLELAEGFLQIANANIAEAIRTISVAKGYDPRSYLLVPFGGAAGQHACAVADLLGGSQLLFHPSAGILSAVGIGAANINRFATQPFYAPLREVASQLDGVLDKLSQQAQAEVEQEGDFDRIELQPQLELRYRGLEASLTIEAYPLENATERYHAEHRRRYGYDRSQQTVEIVAARVEAIGIARQAQNSSERVATYYPTPNQTVEITFQGKPCHAQVFDRDDLRPGAKIVGPALIAESLATTVIDPNWQAEMLSGGELLAARVATAKKENAVTTSSATIGNEPDPVLLEIINNQFAAIAEQMGVALQNTSVSVNVKERLDFSCALFTANGDLIANAPHIPVHLGAMSETVKATITRHPHMQAGDVFVTNDPYRGGSHLPDVTLITPMFATTTDTCPSFFAASRAHHAEIGGIAAGSMPSGSTNLAEEGVLIDNFQVVSAGEPQWEAMEAILRDAPYPSRNVPDNLADIAAQIAANHHGVTNLDQMIRHYGLAMVRSYAAYIQDAAARKTRAALAKIPSGIYQLTDHLDDGSPIAVSINLQGETATIDFTGTGPVLAGNLNANRAIVTAAVMYCLRCLLNEEIPLNQGVLEPVTIILPECLLNPPRHHSPAECAAVAGGNVETSQRVVDVLLGALNLAAASQGTMNNLTFGDASFGYYETICGGSGATSTNAGASAVHTHMTNTRLTDVEVFELRFPVRLHQFAIRRGSGGVGQHHGGDGIVREIEFLRPLDVSLLTQRRGPYAPYGLAGGMPGQLGENLLQRKGAEEIRLPNTISFQVQPGDRLTLRTPGGGGWGKQGEPLA from the coding sequence ATGCAACCTGAGTTCTGGATTGATGTTGGCGGAACGTTCACCGATTGTTTGCTTCACCAACCAGGGCAACCGACTGCCCGGCACAAAGTGCTTAGCTCAGGCAAAGTCCAAGGCCAAGTCGGCGCTGGCAGCCAGCCAGCATTGATCGTCGATCTTACCCGTCAGTCCGATGCACGCGATGTTTGGCGTGGCTACGAATTTCAACTGCTCGACCGTCAAGGGAACATCGTCCAGAAGGCAAATGTTCGCTCGTTCGATCCCGCCACTTGCCAACTTTCCCTCGATACTCCGCTGACAGTTACTCCCCTTCCTGGCACGGTCTACTTACTAGATGGCGGAGAAGAGGCTCCCCTGTTGGCGATGCGTTACTTGTTGGGGATTTCTCGTGACGAGCCGTTACCGGCTGTTGATGTACGTTTAGGAACAACACGTGGTACCAACGCGCTACTCACGCGAACCGGCGAAAGAGTTGGGCTGCTGATCACTTCTGGCTTTGCCGATGTGCTGGAGATCGGCTCGCAAAGTCGGCCCAAGCTGTTCGATCTAAACATTCGCAAACCGACTTCATTGGTCACGAAAGTTGCCGAAGTGCGCGAACGGCTCGACGCGACCGGCGAAATCTTGCATCCTTTGGACGAGGCCGATCTTCGGCAGCAGCTTCGCAATCTTCAAAACGACGGCATCCGCTCGTTGGCCATCTGTTTTTTGCATAGCTACCGCCAGCCGCAGCATGAACAACGAGCAGCTCGGATCGCTCAAGAGTTTGGTTTCACCAACATCAGCGTTTCCCATGCGGTCGCTCCGTTAATCAAGATCGTTTCGCGAGGCGATACCACGGTGGTCGACGCGTACTTGAATCCAATTCTGCAAGACTATGTTCAACGGATTCAATCTGCCCTCGGCAAAGGTAGCCAACTGCGGCTGCTGACTTCCGCCGGTGGCTTGGTTGCGGCCGAGTCTTTTTCGGGGAAAGATAGCATCCTCTCTGGCCCCGCCGGAGGCGTCGTCGGCTTTGCGTCGGCCGCCCAAGCAATCGGCATGCGCAAGGCAATCGGTTTCGACATGGGAGGGACCAGCACCGATGTCTCCCGCTTCGATGGCACCTACGAACGCCAGTTTGAAACCGAAAAAGCAGGCGTGCGAATTGTTGCGCCGATGATGGCGATTGAAACGGTCGCCGCCGGTGGAGGATCGATCTGCGCGTTCGATGGCGTGAAGCTGGTCGTTGGGCCTGGCAGCGCCGGCGCCGCCCCTGGTCCGGCCTGTTATGGTCGTGGCGGTCCGCTAACGGTAACCGATATCAACTTCGCGTTGGGAAAACTTAAAGCAGCCCGGCTCCCCTTTCCCTTAGATGCCGAGGCGGTCGAAAACCGTTTAAAGCAAATCGCCGATCAGGTTGAAGCCGCCACCGGTATTCGCCGCTCTCCTCTGGAACTGGCCGAGGGCTTTCTGCAGATCGCCAACGCCAACATCGCCGAAGCGATTCGTACGATTTCGGTGGCCAAAGGGTACGATCCGCGCAGCTATCTACTGGTTCCCTTTGGCGGTGCTGCTGGTCAGCATGCCTGTGCGGTGGCCGATTTGCTGGGAGGATCGCAGCTGCTTTTTCATCCGAGTGCCGGCATCTTGAGCGCCGTGGGCATCGGTGCCGCAAATATCAATCGCTTCGCGACGCAACCGTTTTATGCCCCACTGCGCGAAGTCGCTTCCCAGCTTGACGGTGTTCTTGATAAGCTGAGCCAGCAAGCCCAGGCCGAAGTCGAGCAGGAAGGGGACTTTGATCGGATCGAACTGCAACCTCAACTAGAACTGCGTTATCGCGGTCTTGAAGCTTCGCTGACCATTGAAGCCTACCCGCTAGAGAATGCGACCGAACGGTATCACGCCGAGCATCGTCGTCGCTATGGGTACGATCGGAGTCAGCAAACCGTTGAGATCGTGGCAGCTCGGGTCGAAGCAATTGGGATTGCCCGCCAAGCCCAGAATTCTAGCGAGCGTGTGGCAACCTATTACCCAACTCCCAATCAAACCGTTGAGATCACCTTTCAAGGCAAGCCCTGCCACGCACAGGTTTTCGATCGAGATGATCTACGTCCGGGTGCCAAGATCGTTGGCCCGGCCCTGATCGCGGAATCGCTGGCCACGACGGTGATCGATCCGAATTGGCAGGCCGAGATGCTATCGGGCGGCGAACTTCTGGCCGCGCGGGTTGCCACTGCGAAAAAGGAGAACGCCGTAACGACTTCCTCCGCTACGATCGGTAACGAACCAGATCCTGTTTTGCTCGAGATTATCAATAATCAGTTCGCGGCAATCGCCGAACAAATGGGCGTCGCCCTGCAAAACACATCGGTTAGCGTCAACGTGAAAGAGCGACTCGACTTTAGTTGTGCTCTGTTTACCGCCAACGGCGACCTGATCGCCAATGCACCACATATTCCCGTGCATCTCGGGGCGATGTCGGAAACCGTGAAGGCGACCATCACGCGGCATCCCCACATGCAAGCGGGTGACGTCTTCGTGACCAATGATCCGTATCGCGGTGGATCACACCTTCCGGACGTGACCCTTATCACACCGATGTTTGCCACTACTACGGATACCTGCCCCAGTTTCTTTGCCGCCAGTCGTGCGCATCATGCCGAGATCGGTGGAATCGCCGCAGGCTCGATGCCTTCCGGTTCGACCAATTTGGCGGAGGAAGGGGTCTTAATCGATAACTTCCAAGTCGTTTCCGCAGGCGAACCGCAGTGGGAAGCGATGGAAGCTATCTTACGCGATGCCCCCTACCCTTCCCGCAACGTTCCCGACAACTTGGCAGACATCGCTGCCCAGATCGCGGCGAATCACCATGGGGTTACCAACCTGGACCAGATGATTCGGCATTATGGGTTGGCCATGGTTCGCTCGTATGCCGCTTACATTCAAGACGCCGCTGCCCGTAAAACTCGTGCCGCGTTAGCCAAAATTCCGTCTGGTATCTATCAGCTTACCGATCACCTTGACGATGGTTCTCCAATCGCGGTTTCCATCAACCTGCAAGGCGAAACTGCGACCATCGATTTCACAGGCACCGGCCCCGTGCTCGCGGGCAATTTGAACGCGAACCGCGCGATTGTTACCGCTGCGGTCATGTATTGTCTTCGCTGCCTGTTAAATGAGGAGATCCCTCTCAATCAAGGTGTGCTCGAACCGGTAACCATTATCTTGCCAGAGTGCCTGCTGAATCCTCCTCGCCACCACTCGCCTGCCGAATGCGCGGCGGTTGCCGGTGGGAATGTCGAAACTTCGCAGCGAGTGGTCGACGTTTTACTCGGCGCTTTGAATCTGGCCGCAGCCAGCCAGGGAACGATGAACAACCTGACCTTTGGCGATGCCAGCTTTGGGTATTACGAGACCATCTGTGGAGGCTCAGGCGCAACATCAACGAATGCTGGAGCTTCCGCTGTCCATACCCACATGACCAACACTCGGTTAACCGATGTCGAGGTCTTCGAGCTCCGCTTTCCCGTGCGACTCCATCAGTTCGCGATTCGTCGTGGCTCTGGCGGAGTTGGCCAACACCACGGCGGAGATGGTATCGTCCGAGAAATTGAATTCCTTCGTCCTCTCGATGTCTCGCTGTTGACGCAGCGTCGCGGCCCTTATGCTCCGTATGGTCTCGCGGGAGGCATGCCAGGCCAATTGGGTGAAAACCTTCTGCAAAGAAAGGGAGCCGAGGAAATCCGCTTGCCCAATACCATCAGCTTTCAAGTCCAGCCGGGAGACCGCCTCACTTTGCGAACGCCGGGGGGTGGTGGCTGGGGTAAACAGGGCGAACCGCTTGCCTGA
- the purE gene encoding 5-(carboxyamino)imidazole ribonucleotide mutase, with product MSQATNPLVGVIMGSKSDWETMRHACEMLESFDVPYEKRVVSAHRTPAWMNEYATTAQERGLKIIIAGAGGAAHLPGMVASQTTLPVLGVPVKSRALSGLDSLLSIVQMPGGIPVGTLAIGDAGAKNAALLAVRILGTTDPALQAKLVAFQEEQTSKVLEDSEL from the coding sequence ATGTCTCAAGCGACCAACCCCCTGGTGGGTGTGATCATGGGTAGCAAGTCCGATTGGGAAACCATGCGGCATGCCTGTGAAATGCTGGAATCGTTCGACGTGCCGTACGAAAAGCGGGTCGTCTCCGCCCATCGCACGCCCGCTTGGATGAACGAGTATGCCACTACCGCCCAAGAGCGTGGTTTGAAGATCATCATTGCCGGGGCTGGCGGTGCCGCTCATTTGCCCGGCATGGTCGCTTCCCAAACGACGCTCCCAGTGCTGGGTGTTCCCGTGAAAAGCCGAGCCCTTTCTGGGCTCGATTCGCTTCTCTCGATCGTGCAAATGCCCGGCGGAATTCCTGTCGGCACGTTGGCTATCGGGGACGCGGGAGCCAAGAACGCGGCTCTTCTGGCCGTCCGTATTCTCGGCACGACCGATCCAGCCCTGCAAGCCAAGTTGGTAGCTTTCCAGGAAGAACAGACTAGCAAAGTGCTTGAGGACTCAGAACTGTGA
- a CDS encoding 5-(carboxyamino)imidazole ribonucleotide synthase has product MTKTVLPGGTLGVLGSGQLGRMFAIAARRMGYRVHVLSPDKDTPTGQVADLEIEAPYDDLAAVARFADSVDAVTFEFENVPLETVNVVNEKVPVRPAGRVLHTTQHRLREKTFLRDHGFPVPKFHAIGKLADLDTAPDALLPGVLKTAAWGYDGKGQAKVTDRDSLRRAWTEELKQEAILEELVGFEKEFSVVAARSIDGTVRCYAPIENLHTNHILDVSISPGRLSAKASSEAIEIATAVLTELDVVGVLCVEFFLAPGDRLLINELAPRPHNSGHLTIDSHVTCQFEQQVRAVCGLPLGSTDQLRPAAMINLLGDVWDPDIPNWAAACENPAIKLHLYGKHQPRPGRKMGHLTVTAATVDEAADEVMAAKKRLSTR; this is encoded by the coding sequence GTGACCAAAACGGTACTACCAGGCGGAACCCTTGGTGTGCTCGGCAGCGGTCAGCTTGGCCGCATGTTCGCCATTGCCGCTCGCCGAATGGGCTATCGGGTTCATGTCCTTTCCCCCGACAAAGACACGCCAACCGGCCAAGTTGCCGATTTGGAAATCGAAGCCCCTTACGACGATCTCGCTGCGGTCGCGCGCTTTGCCGATTCGGTCGACGCGGTCACGTTTGAGTTCGAGAATGTTCCCCTTGAAACGGTCAACGTTGTCAACGAAAAGGTGCCTGTTCGCCCGGCTGGGCGGGTGTTGCATACCACGCAACATCGCCTGCGGGAAAAGACTTTTCTGCGTGATCATGGTTTTCCGGTCCCTAAGTTTCATGCCATTGGCAAACTAGCCGACCTAGACACAGCTCCCGACGCGCTGCTCCCTGGCGTGCTGAAGACAGCGGCTTGGGGCTACGATGGCAAAGGCCAAGCCAAAGTAACCGACCGCGATTCGTTACGGCGAGCCTGGACAGAAGAGTTGAAGCAGGAAGCGATCTTGGAGGAACTGGTCGGTTTCGAGAAAGAGTTCTCCGTGGTCGCTGCCCGTAGTATCGATGGCACGGTTCGCTGCTATGCCCCGATCGAGAACTTGCATACGAATCACATTCTGGACGTTTCGATTTCGCCTGGTCGACTTTCCGCCAAGGCCAGCAGCGAAGCGATCGAGATTGCCACGGCTGTGCTAACAGAGCTCGACGTGGTTGGCGTGCTATGCGTCGAGTTCTTCTTGGCACCCGGCGATCGTCTGCTGATTAACGAGCTTGCCCCTCGGCCGCATAACTCGGGGCATTTGACGATCGACTCTCATGTCACCTGCCAGTTTGAACAACAAGTGCGGGCCGTTTGCGGCTTGCCATTGGGCTCGACGGATCAGCTTCGCCCAGCCGCGATGATCAACTTGCTGGGTGACGTGTGGGACCCTGATATCCCCAATTGGGCGGCTGCTTGCGAAAACCCAGCAATTAAGCTGCATCTTTACGGCAAGCACCAGCCACGTCCTGGTCGGAAGATGGGCCACCTCACGGTTACTGCGGCTACCGTAGACGAGGCGGCCGACGAAGTGATGGCGGCCAAAAAGCGGCTGTCCACTCGCTAG
- a CDS encoding NAD(P)-dependent alcohol dehydrogenase encodes MATAEAQPEVNTNLMQAIVLPRYGSADNFQVTSIRPPKITADQVLIKIHAASVNPVDWKLRQGMLKWVMPDMLPGVLGFDAAGEISEVGYAAQQQGWKVGDAVMAFSDNTLGGCYAEYVAVDAKLLARKPDNLSYEEAAGIPLAGTTAWKSLVKLGQLHSGDEVLINGASGGVGTYAVQIAKALGAKVTAVCSESNHELVRSLGADEAIDYHQVNITRLNRTFDIVFDAVSKSTYSECRRILNPTGHYIATLPSVENIGFSVISKLQRQGCHVVLARPDGDTLRALASLANEGKLRTVIDTVYPLNEVADAHRQSEGEHVVGKIVLQVLSEETSNDESYD; translated from the coding sequence ATGGCCACTGCCGAAGCACAACCCGAAGTCAACACAAACCTAATGCAAGCTATCGTCCTGCCACGTTACGGCTCGGCCGACAACTTTCAGGTAACCAGTATTCGCCCTCCCAAAATTACCGCCGATCAAGTGTTGATCAAGATTCACGCAGCAAGTGTGAACCCTGTTGATTGGAAGCTACGCCAGGGAATGCTTAAATGGGTAATGCCAGACATGTTGCCTGGGGTGCTGGGCTTTGATGCGGCGGGTGAAATTAGCGAAGTCGGCTACGCAGCCCAACAACAAGGTTGGAAAGTTGGCGACGCAGTCATGGCTTTCTCTGATAATACGCTCGGTGGTTGTTACGCAGAGTATGTGGCTGTCGATGCCAAGCTGTTAGCCCGCAAGCCAGACAATCTCTCTTACGAAGAAGCGGCTGGTATTCCGCTGGCAGGCACCACGGCTTGGAAGTCGCTAGTGAAGTTAGGGCAGCTTCATTCCGGCGACGAAGTCCTGATCAACGGAGCATCCGGAGGTGTGGGGACGTATGCCGTGCAAATCGCTAAAGCACTCGGGGCTAAGGTGACTGCGGTATGTAGCGAGAGCAATCATGAACTCGTCCGCAGCCTCGGGGCCGACGAAGCAATCGATTATCACCAGGTTAACATCACCCGTCTCAATCGCACGTTCGATATCGTGTTCGATGCGGTTAGTAAGTCTACCTATTCGGAATGCCGTCGCATTCTGAACCCAACCGGGCACTACATCGCTACGCTACCCTCCGTGGAGAATATCGGCTTCTCCGTCATCTCGAAGCTCCAGCGTCAAGGCTGTCATGTCGTGTTGGCTCGTCCCGATGGCGATACCCTGCGAGCTCTGGCTTCGCTGGCGAACGAAGGAAAGTTACGAACGGTGATTGATACCGTTTATCCTTTGAATGAAGTCGCCGATGCCCATCGCCAGAGCGAAGGGGAGCACGTTGTCGGCAAGATCGTGTTGCAAGTTCTTTCCGAAGAGACTTCCAACGACGAATCCTACGATTAA
- a CDS encoding cupin domain-containing protein, whose amino-acid sequence MTASNSRIDVEKLPGIGEPTSVSEFPGDSKQAFSPSADYLRLAGGEHTSTHVSSGEVLLFCVIGKLDVTINGQHHDVTANQMIYIGKGLPYRVDAVIDSALLVTTLFSDQATAKKTKPEIDRNNEVDEALEETFPASDPPSYNATTIT is encoded by the coding sequence ATGACTGCTTCAAACTCCAGGATTGATGTCGAAAAGCTCCCTGGGATCGGTGAGCCGACCTCTGTTAGCGAGTTCCCGGGCGACTCTAAACAGGCGTTTTCCCCTAGTGCGGACTACCTTCGGCTCGCGGGTGGGGAACATACCAGCACGCATGTCTCTTCGGGTGAAGTGCTGCTTTTTTGCGTTATCGGCAAGTTAGACGTGACCATTAACGGTCAGCACCACGACGTTACCGCCAACCAGATGATTTATATCGGCAAGGGGCTACCCTACCGTGTCGACGCGGTTATCGATAGCGCCCTGTTGGTGACAACCCTATTCAGCGATCAGGCGACCGCCAAAAAGACCAAGCCTGAGATCGATCGCAATAACGAGGTGGACGAGGCGTTGGAAGAAACGTTTCCGGCGAGTGATCCTCCCAGTTACAACGCCACGACGATTACCTGA
- a CDS encoding TIM barrel protein, producing the protein MPHNTPHVSRRNLLKTALGTGMVGSMAAGGTVWATEDSAAKIPPADFRATGKNIKQSVMAWCFNPMPMEEFVPACARMGLVGVEGIDAKYYPLMKEHGLKVSLCSGHGFKQGPLNPEYHEHCRTELRKAIDRAVKWDCQNVITFTGMREKEISDQQSQKNCVELWKSVIDYAEAKNVTLVLEHLNSRDDSHPMKGHPGYFGDDVDLCIDLIKQVDSPNMKLLFDFYHVQVMNGDVIRRFQQGLPYIGHLHTAGNPGRCELDENQEMNYAAIIKAVAESDYDGYVVQEYIPTWDDKLGSLRHGVALCDV; encoded by the coding sequence ATGCCCCACAATACTCCGCATGTATCGCGTCGAAATCTGTTAAAGACTGCCCTGGGAACGGGGATGGTCGGCAGCATGGCCGCAGGGGGAACGGTTTGGGCGACCGAGGATTCAGCCGCGAAAATACCTCCGGCAGATTTCCGCGCCACCGGTAAGAACATCAAGCAGTCCGTCATGGCATGGTGTTTCAATCCGATGCCGATGGAAGAGTTTGTGCCGGCGTGTGCCCGCATGGGGCTGGTCGGTGTCGAGGGGATCGATGCGAAGTATTATCCACTGATGAAAGAGCACGGGCTCAAGGTCTCGCTTTGCTCTGGGCATGGTTTCAAGCAAGGCCCGTTGAATCCTGAATACCACGAGCATTGCCGAACCGAGTTACGAAAAGCGATCGACCGCGCGGTGAAGTGGGACTGCCAGAATGTGATTACGTTTACGGGCATGCGGGAAAAAGAAATCAGCGACCAACAGAGCCAGAAAAACTGCGTCGAACTCTGGAAGTCGGTAATCGACTATGCAGAAGCAAAGAACGTGACGCTGGTTCTCGAACACTTGAACAGCCGCGACGATTCGCATCCCATGAAGGGACATCCGGGCTATTTCGGCGATGATGTCGACTTATGCATCGATTTGATCAAGCAAGTCGACTCACCGAACATGAAGTTGCTGTTCGACTTTTACCATGTGCAGGTAATGAACGGCGACGTCATTCGCCGTTTTCAGCAGGGTCTGCCTTATATCGGCCACTTGCACACCGCCGGCAATCCTGGTCGCTGCGAATTGGACGAAAACCAGGAGATGAACTACGCCGCGATTATCAAAGCCGTGGCCGAATCGGACTACGACGGCTATGTCGTGCAAGAGTACATCCCGACCTGGGACGACAAACTTGGCTCGCTGCGACATGGCGTCGCGCTATGTGACGTCTAA
- the nth gene encoding endonuclease III produces the protein MIEDLAERKAQARRVVRQLKKDYADAECALNFDSPFQLLIATILSAQCTDVRVNIVTKDLFAKYPTAHDMAVAPVKTLEKMVQTTGFFRNKAKNIHAASQALVDDYDGEVPQDLAKLVELPGVGRKTANVVLGTAFGIPSGIVVDTHVGRLTRRLGLTEKADAVKVEEELMEVVPKKEWIDFSHRLIHHGRAVCNARKPKCEACHFLKFCPQEGVS, from the coding sequence ATGATCGAAGATCTCGCCGAGCGAAAAGCCCAGGCCCGCCGCGTAGTGCGGCAGTTGAAAAAAGACTATGCCGATGCCGAGTGCGCGCTCAACTTCGATTCGCCGTTTCAACTGTTGATTGCAACCATTCTTTCGGCCCAATGCACGGACGTGCGGGTCAATATTGTGACGAAAGACTTATTCGCCAAATATCCAACGGCGCACGATATGGCGGTTGCTCCGGTCAAAACGCTGGAAAAAATGGTTCAAACCACCGGCTTCTTTCGTAACAAAGCCAAAAACATCCACGCCGCCTCGCAGGCCCTGGTCGACGACTACGACGGCGAAGTCCCTCAAGATTTGGCAAAGCTTGTCGAACTGCCCGGTGTAGGACGCAAAACGGCCAATGTTGTGTTAGGGACTGCGTTTGGAATTCCTTCAGGCATCGTCGTCGATACGCACGTTGGCCGCCTCACGCGACGCTTGGGGCTGACCGAGAAAGCGGATGCCGTAAAGGTTGAAGAGGAACTGATGGAAGTGGTCCCCAAGAAAGAATGGATCGACTTCTCGCATCGCCTGATCCACCATGGCCGCGCGGTTTGCAATGCTCGTAAACCGAAATGCGAAGCGTGCCACTTCTTAAAGTTCTGTCCGCAAGAAGGGGTAAGCTAA